The genomic stretch CGGCCGGCACGTCGCTGGTCGCGAGCACCTCGGCCAGGGTGACCGCGGGCAGCGGCCGCTCCTTCGACGTCACGACGACGGCGGTGTTGCCACCGGCGAGGACCGGGGCGAGCACGCTGACCAGGCCGAGCAGGGAGGACTGCTGCGGCGCCAGGACGGCGACGACCCCGGTCGGCTCGGGCATGGAGAAGTCGAAGTACGGCCCGGCGACGGGGTTGGCCCCGCCGAGCACCGCCGCGAGCTTGTCGGTCCAGCCCGCGTACCAGACCCAGCGATCGACGGCGGCGTCCACGGCGGCGCGTGCCTTGGAGGCGGACAGGCCCTCTCCGGCGGCGACCTCCTCGCAGAACTGGACGTGCCGGCCCTCCATCACCTCGGCCACCCGGTAGAGCACCTGCCCGCGGTTGTAGGCGGTCATCGCCGACCACTTGCCGAAGGCGCCGCGCGCTGCCACGACGGCGTCACGGGCGTCCTTACGGGAGGCCCACGCGGCGTTGGCGAGGAAGTGCCCCTTGGCGTCGGTGACCTCGTAGCTGCGGCCGGATTCCGACCGCGGGAAGGCGCCGTCGACGTAGAGCTTGTAGGTCTTGCGGACGGCGAGGCGCTCGCTGCCGATCACTTCTCAGCACCCTTCAGGTAGGCGGCCAGCCCGTGCCGGCCGCCCTCACGGCCGTAGCCGGACTGCTTGTAGCCGCCGAACGGCGAGGTCGGGTCGAACTTGTTGAACGTGTTGGCCCACACGACGCCGGCGCGCAGCTGGTTGGCGATCTTGAGGATCCGCGAGCCCTTCTCGGTCCAGATGCCGGCCGACAGCCCGTAGGTGGTGTTGTTGGCCTTGGCGACCGCCTCGTCCGGCGTCCGGAAGGTCAGCACGGAGAGGACCGGGCCGAAGACCTCCTCGCGGGCGATCCGGTGGGCGGGGGAGACGTCGGTGAAGACCGTCGGCGGGAACCAGAAGCCGCGCTCGGGCAGGTCGCAGGCGGGCTGCCAGCGCTGGGCGCCTTCGGCGACGCCGTAGTCGGACAGTTCCCGGATGCGGGCGAGCTGGTCGGCGGAGTTGATGGCGCCGATGTCGGTGTTCTTGTCGAGGGGGTCGCCGACGCGCAGGGTGCCGATCCGCCGCTGCAGCGAGGCGATCACTTCGTCGTGGATGTTCTCCTGCACCAGCAGGCGGCTGCCCGCGCAGCAGACGTGGCCCTGGTTGAAGAAGATGCCCTGCACGATGCCCTCGACGGCCTGGTCGATCGGGGCGTCGTCGAAGACGATGTTGGCGGCCTTGCCGCCGAGCTCGAGGGTGAGCTTCTTGCGGGTGCCCGCGACGGCGCGGGCGATCTGCTTGCCGACCTCGGTCGAACCGGTGAACGCGACCTTGTCGACGTCCCCGTGCTCGACGACGGCGCGGCCGGTGTCGCCGGCACCGGGAACGATGTTGACGACACCCGGGGGCAGGTCCGCCTGCTGGCAGATCTCGGCGAACAGCAGCGCGGAGAGTGGAGTGGTCTCGGCCGGCTTGAGGACGACGGTGTTGCCGGTGGCCAGCGCCGGGGCGACCTTCCACGCGAGCATCAGCAGCGGGAAGTTCCACGGGATGACCTGGCCGGCCACGCCGAGCGGGCGCGGGTTGGGGCCCAGGCCTGCGTGGTCGAGCTTGTCGGCCCAGCCCGCGTGGTAGAAGAAGTGCGCCGCGGCCAGCGGGATGTCGACGTCCCGCGACTCGCGGATCGGCTTGCCGTTGTCCAGCGACTCCAGGACGGCGAACTCGCGGGCGCGCTCCTGGAGCAGGCGGGCGATGCGGAACAGGTACTTGCCGCGGTCGGCCGGGCGCATGGGGCCCCAGGTCCTCGTGAACGTGCGCCGGGCGGCGGCGACCGCCCGGTCGACGTCGGCGGCGCTGCCGGCGGAGACCTCGGTCAGCACCTCCTCGGTGGCCGGGTTGACCGACTTGAACGCCTCGCCGGTGCCGTCGACGAACTCACCGTCGATGAACAGGCCGTAGGACGGCGCGATGTCGACGATGGACCGGGACTCGGGGGCGGGGGCGTACTGGAACGGGCTGGTCATGCGTCAGTCCACCGTGACGTAGTCGGGGCCGCTGTAGTGGCCGGTGCGCAGTTTCTGCCGCTGCAGCAGGAGGTCGTTGAGCAGGCTGGAGGCGCCGAGGCGGAACCAGTCGGGTGTCAGCCAGTCGGGACCGGCGGTCTCGTTGACCAGCACCAGGTGCTTCATGGCGTCCTTGGTCGTCCTGATGCCGCCGGCCGGCTTCACGCCGACCTGCTTGCCGGTCGCGGCGCGGAAGTCGCGCACGGCCTCGAGCATGACCAGGCACACCGGCAGGGTGGCCGCGGGCTGGATCTTGCCGGTCGAGGTCTTGATGAAGTCGCCGCCGGCGAGCATGGCCAGCCAGCTCGCCCGGCGGACGTTGTCGAGGGTGACCAGTTCGCCGGTCTCGAGGATGACCTTGAGGTGCGCCTCCCCGCATGCCTCCTTGACGGCGACGATCTCCTCGTAGACGTCGAGGTAGCGGCCGGCCAGGAAGGCGCCGCGGTCGATGACCATGTCGATCTCGTCGGCGCCGTTGGACACGGCGTCCCGGACGTCGGCGATCTTGACCTCGCGGCTCGCTCGCCCGCTCGGGAAGGCGGTGGCGACGGCGGCGATGTGGATGTCCGTGCCGGCCAGCGCCTCTTTCGCGATACCGGCCAGGTCGCCGTACACGCAGACGGCGGCGACGTGCGGGACGGTCGCGTCGCCCGGGTCGGGGTGCTTGGCCTTGGCGGCCAGGCTGCGCACCTTGCCGGGGGTGTCGGCCCCCTCGAGGGTGGTCAGGTCGACCATGGAGATGGCGGTGTCGATCGCCCAGGCCTTGGCGGTCGTCTTGATCGACCGGGTGCCGAGGACTGCGACCCGCGACTCGGCGCCGACCTGGTCGACCCCGGGGAGGCCGTGGAGGAAGGCGCGGAAGGCCGCGTCGGAGCGCGTGACGTCGCTGTACGGATCCACGGGCGGGGTCGCCGCCCGGGCATCCGCCGACAGCGCGTCGGGGTCGAGCACGTGGGTCATGCGGCCATCATCCCCTGCGCGGACGACATCCCGGACAGTGCTCACTCGGCTGGAGCAGGAGTGCGACAGAGAGTCGGTCGTGCCACGCCGCGCAAGGGTGGTGGGCGAACTGTGGACAACGTTGTGACCTGGGGATTCGCGCTGCGGGACCGGGCTGGGACCGGTATTCTTCGTACGTGTGTTCGGACGGTTCGGGTGATGTGCTGGCGGCGCTGGAGGCCGACCTCGACGCCCTGGCCGCCCAGGACCTGAAGGGCATGTTCGGGCCCCAGGTGCTCGAACGGCTCGGCCGGCTGGTGCGGGCGTCGAACCGGCTGACCGCGCAGCTGACCCGCCACGTGCGGGAGGGCGAGCTGACCCAGGCGGCCGAGCACGACGGGAAGAAGACCATGCAGTCCTGGCTGCGCGGGCACGCCCTGCTCGCCCCGGCGGCCGCCGGTCAGCTGGTGCGCACCGGCCGGGCGCTGGAGCTGCTGCCCGCGGTGGCCGCGGGCTTCGCCGCCGGCGCGATCACCGCCGACGCCGTTGCGGTCATCGCCCCGATCACCCGTCCCGAGCACGTGGCCGCCGCCGCAGCGGCCGGCGTCGACCTCGCCGGGGTGGACCGGGTGCTGGCCGAGGTCGCCGCCTCCCAGCAGCCCGGCGAACTCGCCCAGGTGGTGCAGCGCTACCTGGCCCACCTCG from Blastococcus sp. PRF04-17 encodes the following:
- a CDS encoding aldehyde dehydrogenase family protein, translating into MIGSERLAVRKTYKLYVDGAFPRSESGRSYEVTDAKGHFLANAAWASRKDARDAVVAARGAFGKWSAMTAYNRGQVLYRVAEVMEGRHVQFCEEVAAGEGLSASKARAAVDAAVDRWVWYAGWTDKLAAVLGGANPVAGPYFDFSMPEPTGVVAVLAPQQSSLLGLVSVLAPVLAGGNTAVVVTSKERPLPAVTLAEVLATSDVPAGVVNILTGDAGELGSWLAEHADVDAIDLTGAPERRAMEFEREAAGTVKRVVRPPAIEPDWTADPGLSRLTPFLETKTVWHPIGV
- a CDS encoding aldehyde dehydrogenase family protein; its protein translation is MTSPFQYAPAPESRSIVDIAPSYGLFIDGEFVDGTGEAFKSVNPATEEVLTEVSAGSAADVDRAVAAARRTFTRTWGPMRPADRGKYLFRIARLLQERAREFAVLESLDNGKPIRESRDVDIPLAAAHFFYHAGWADKLDHAGLGPNPRPLGVAGQVIPWNFPLLMLAWKVAPALATGNTVVLKPAETTPLSALLFAEICQQADLPPGVVNIVPGAGDTGRAVVEHGDVDKVAFTGSTEVGKQIARAVAGTRKKLTLELGGKAANIVFDDAPIDQAVEGIVQGIFFNQGHVCCAGSRLLVQENIHDEVIASLQRRIGTLRVGDPLDKNTDIGAINSADQLARIRELSDYGVAEGAQRWQPACDLPERGFWFPPTVFTDVSPAHRIAREEVFGPVLSVLTFRTPDEAVAKANNTTYGLSAGIWTEKGSRILKIANQLRAGVVWANTFNKFDPTSPFGGYKQSGYGREGGRHGLAAYLKGAEK
- the deoC gene encoding deoxyribose-phosphate aldolase, translating into MTHVLDPDALSADARAATPPVDPYSDVTRSDAAFRAFLHGLPGVDQVGAESRVAVLGTRSIKTTAKAWAIDTAISMVDLTTLEGADTPGKVRSLAAKAKHPDPGDATVPHVAAVCVYGDLAGIAKEALAGTDIHIAAVATAFPSGRASREVKIADVRDAVSNGADEIDMVIDRGAFLAGRYLDVYEEIVAVKEACGEAHLKVILETGELVTLDNVRRASWLAMLAGGDFIKTSTGKIQPAATLPVCLVMLEAVRDFRAATGKQVGVKPAGGIRTTKDAMKHLVLVNETAGPDWLTPDWFRLGASSLLNDLLLQRQKLRTGHYSGPDYVTVD